The DNA region GTTGTAACTACTGCACTAGGTGTCTTATATGATAAAATATCCATCATAGCCTCATAGCCACATTCTCTCAAAAACTGATCTGTAAATTTTATCATTTTACTATTTTCAGGAATAGCATGTGTCCTAAGGGCCTTTTTGTAGCCATCAAGTCTGTCTCTAGTAACATATAAGTTGGTGGGGCCTCCTATAAAGGCTATTGCCTTATGCCCCTTCCTTATTAGATAATCTACTACATTATACATAGCTTGAAAGTTGTCATTGTCAACCCAGAGCATGCCATTAGGCTGTTCCGGCCTACCTATTAATACAAAAGGATGATCGGTAGTCTTTAGGTATGATATACATCTGTCATTTTGTCTGGATGTTAAAAGAATAGTACCATCAACTAGTTTACTTCTTATATAGTGCTCTAAAAATTTTAATTCTTCATCTTCTGTTTTACTAAAAGCATACATTATGTAATATCCTCTTTTTTGGGCATACACACTTATACCTCGCATAGCTTGCATAAAAAATGGATTTTCGAATAAATCATTTTCTGCATTTGGCAGTATAAGACCTAATATTTTAGTAGAATTATTAGCAAGACTCCTTGCTATTATGTTTGGTTCATAATTTAGTTCCTTCATTGTTTTATAGACTTTTTTCTTAGTTGCCTCGCTTATCTGAGGGCTATCACTTATAACTCTTGATACAGTAGACGGAGATACCTTTGCAGCTTTTGCTACGTCTCTAATAGTAACTGCCAATTTGCTCATTCCTTTCCTTTATTCTAAAAGCTCTTTATCGAGTAACTCCCTAAGGGTAAGTATAAACATTGCATGAGACCAAGTAAGTGGTACTACCCAAGCAGGTTTTCCAGTATTTCTATGAATTTGTTCAGAAAATAGCCCCATTGGTGTAGCATGATCTACTACCCATCCAAAAAGCTCCTTTGCTCTATCGTTTTCATCAATTAACGTATAATAATAGGTCAACCACAAAGTGGTCAAAATCCATGGATTGCCCCCACGATATACATCATTTTCATACCTTTTGATGCCACCTACTTTTAAACTCCACAATCTATCTTCGATAACCTTTACAGTAGCCCTTATCCTTTTATCATTTGCATCTAATACCTTAAAAGGATATACAAGTCCTAAGACAGATATATCAACTATATGGTCCTTATGTATTTCTCCATCTACTTTTATACTTCTCAAGAAATATCCAGTTTCCTCATCCCAGCACCATTTTTCAATGGCTTTTTTAATATCTATAGCATTTTTTGTCCACCCTTTTGCTTCCGCGTCAAATCCCATTTCAGCTGCTATATTAGATGCTCCTATGAAGCCACCATAAACAGCTGCCGCTGAATAGGTATGTTCAGCTACACGTTCCTCCCATAGATCATAAGAATCAGATGGTAAACCAGTATAATCATCTAAGTATGATATTAAAAATTCTGCACCTTTTTTTATACTGGGCCACATTTTAGATAAAAATTGTTTGTCCTTGGTAATCTTATAATGTTCCCAAATGCCCCATAATACAGAACCTGTTTCATCAATTTGAATTCCCCAATTCGGCGCTATGGAACCATCCAGATAATGCCGCTGAGCCCATGAGCCATCTGCACTTTGAGCAGATATAGTCCATTCATAAAATTTATCTACCATATCATAATATCCAGCTGCATCTATAGCACAAGTTATATATGCAGCATCCCTTCCCCAGCAAAAGCCATAGCCACCACAGTATAAAAAGTCCTCATCCACTTCAGGTGCCGCCAGTATACTACCTAAATCAGATTGACTTAAAAGGTGGAACACCATGATAGATCTATTATAAAGTTTATTAAGCTTTTTATTATAGATATCTATGTGATTGCGTTCAAAATAGATATCATGCCAATACTTACAAACATCATTTTGAACGTCCGATGTATTACGAATCTTTAAACTACTCATAGTTTTGAATATTTTTTCTATGGAAGTATCCGCTATTAAGTATATATCAATACATATATCCTCTTGTGGATAAACAGTATTATAATCCCACATGACAGCGCCCTGAGAAGACATATTCTGATCTTCACCAGCAAGATTTAATCCTTTGATCTGACTTTTTACATCTCCTCCACATTGAAAAGCCGATATCTTTTTACTACTGCATAATCCTATTGCTGTATTGGCTCGATAGTGCAATATACCATCTATATCATCTATGTATTGAGTGGTATTATATCTGTATCTCTCGTCTATAGGAAAATTGGAATATTGCCACAACTTTATTGACATCTTCTTTTCTGAATCATTTTTTATATTGATTCTTCTTATTAATACATCCTTATCAGGCAGTATAAAATCGATAAATTGCCAGCTTATTGGAAGTACCTTGTGCCTACCTTTAGTTAGCACTATCGGCGAATCATCTAGATATTTTTGGACAAAATCCCATTCCATATCATCATGGAGCCACAACAGATTCGTATAACCATCTATGGATATGGCAAAATTCCATTCATCTATTTGTTGAAAAACGTCTAGTCTAGGCCACCATAGTTTCTGCATTTCCCCATTGGATGTCATAACTGCCATCATCTTCCTATTACCTATTATGGCGTCTATTATATGTGCTTTTGATGTGTACAAATTCATTCACTCCTGTTTCATTTATGGAAAAATAATCTTATATTCATAAGGTCTCATATAAATATCGTAATTGCTTTGATTTATATGTAGGTCTATTTTAGATGATTTACTGCTTACATTAAAAGCAAAAATCACTTCCTCGCTGCCAAAACGACGCTGCATAACAAATTGGGCATCCTTGGCATATAAAAAATTGCATTCTCCCCGCCTAAGTGCTGTATATTTCTTTCTAAGATTTATACACTTTTTATAAAATTCAAGCAATTCTTTATCCTGTGCATCCTCATTCCATATCATAGTTCGTCTGCAATCAGGATCATCCTCACCGGTCATACCTATCTCGTCACCATAATATATGCATGGTGCACCCACATAAGCCATTTGAAACATTACAGCCAATTTTAAAAGTCTTTTATCGCCATTACATTTATTAAATAGCCTTGCCGTATCGTGGCTATCAAGTATATTAAGAAGTGTTTGATTCGCTTGATCGGGATATCTGAACGCAAACATATTAAGTAAATCTACAAATTCTCTTGCATTAATTGATTTTCTGCAAAAAAAGCTAATAACAGCCTCAGTAAATGGATAGTTCATCACTCCATCAAATTGATCTCCCTGCAACCATGGTCCTGCATCATGCCATACCTCTCCTAATATATAGGCATCTGCCTTAGCTTCTTTTACTACTCTGCGAAACTCCCGCCAAAAAGCATGATCAACTTCATTTGCTACGTCTAGCCTCCAACCATCTATATCCGCTTCTTTTATCCAAAATTCAGCTACATTTAAAAGGTACTTTTTTACCTCAGGATTTTCTGTATTTAACTTGGGCATATGATATTCAAAGGCAAAGCTTTCATAGTTGGGCCTAGGATGTATTCTTATGGGGTAGTCATGTATATAGAACCAATCCCAATATTTGGATTTAGGTCCATGCTTTATTACATCTTGAAATGGTTCAAAATAGTAGCCACAATGATTAAAAACTGCATCTAATATTACTCTTATGCCTCGTTCATGACAATTTGATACCAATGTTTTTAAAGTACCAATATCACCGAA from Xylanivirga thermophila includes:
- a CDS encoding LacI family DNA-binding transcriptional regulator, with amino-acid sequence MAVTIRDVAKAAKVSPSTVSRVISDSPQISEATKKKVYKTMKELNYEPNIIARSLANNSTKILGLILPNAENDLFENPFFMQAMRGISVYAQKRGYYIMYAFSKTEDEELKFLEHYIRSKLVDGTILLTSRQNDRCISYLKTTDHPFVLIGRPEQPNGMLWVDNDNFQAMYNVVDYLIRKGHKAIAFIGGPTNLYVTRDRLDGYKKALRTHAIPENSKMIKFTDQFLRECGYEAMMDILSYKTPSAVVTTDDLLAFGVVDAMKEKDVKNIAVVGFNNTYLSGYQNPSLTSVDINAQELGMHAAKLLIDKLENKDMPTTHYIVDTSLVERDSTM
- a CDS encoding glycoside hydrolase family 15 protein encodes the protein MYTSKAHIIDAIIGNRKMMAVMTSNGEMQKLWWPRLDVFQQIDEWNFAISIDGYTNLLWLHDDMEWDFVQKYLDDSPIVLTKGRHKVLPISWQFIDFILPDKDVLIRRINIKNDSEKKMSIKLWQYSNFPIDERYRYNTTQYIDDIDGILHYRANTAIGLCSSKKISAFQCGGDVKSQIKGLNLAGEDQNMSSQGAVMWDYNTVYPQEDICIDIYLIADTSIEKIFKTMSSLKIRNTSDVQNDVCKYWHDIYFERNHIDIYNKKLNKLYNRSIMVFHLLSQSDLGSILAAPEVDEDFLYCGGYGFCWGRDAAYITCAIDAAGYYDMVDKFYEWTISAQSADGSWAQRHYLDGSIAPNWGIQIDETGSVLWGIWEHYKITKDKQFLSKMWPSIKKGAEFLISYLDDYTGLPSDSYDLWEERVAEHTYSAAAVYGGFIGASNIAAEMGFDAEAKGWTKNAIDIKKAIEKWCWDEETGYFLRSIKVDGEIHKDHIVDISVLGLVYPFKVLDANDKRIRATVKVIEDRLWSLKVGGIKRYENDVYRGGNPWILTTLWLTYYYTLIDENDRAKELFGWVVDHATPMGLFSEQIHRNTGKPAWVVPLTWSHAMFILTLRELLDKELLE
- a CDS encoding glycoside hydrolase family 13 protein — its product is MMFHAIYHRPKGNFAYAYDQDTIHIRIRTAKGDVDKVNIKYGDKYDWKNENYIKTMNKLYSDQLFDYWQSSIKPLHRRLCYMFSFESRGKRYWYTEYGFHDKQPLKTDVMFEYPYINKVDIFNTPGWVKDAIFYQIFPERFGNGDKDNDPKNTEAWGNRPTRDNFFGGDLKGIIDHLDYLADLGINAIYLTPIFEANTNHKYDTKDYMKIDPQFGDIGTLKTLVSNCHERGIRVILDAVFNHCGYYFEPFQDVIKHGPKSKYWDWFYIHDYPIRIHPRPNYESFAFEYHMPKLNTENPEVKKYLLNVAEFWIKEADIDGWRLDVANEVDHAFWREFRRVVKEAKADAYILGEVWHDAGPWLQGDQFDGVMNYPFTEAVISFFCRKSINAREFVDLLNMFAFRYPDQANQTLLNILDSHDTARLFNKCNGDKRLLKLAVMFQMAYVGAPCIYYGDEIGMTGEDDPDCRRTMIWNEDAQDKELLEFYKKCINLRKKYTALRRGECNFLYAKDAQFVMQRRFGSEEVIFAFNVSSKSSKIDLHINQSNYDIYMRPYEYKIIFP